From the Amycolatopsis thermoflava N1165 genome, one window contains:
- a CDS encoding FxLD family lanthipeptide, giving the protein MTTVVDPGFVDGVRRAAQSVEDAFALDVRIITDIPAGHPLAGCKGNTDDGCDPTCASACVSHGA; this is encoded by the coding sequence ATGACCACTGTGGTCGATCCCGGGTTCGTCGACGGAGTGCGCCGCGCCGCGCAGTCCGTCGAGGACGCCTTCGCGCTCGACGTGCGGATCATCACCGACATTCCGGCGGGTCACCCGCTGGCGGGCTGCAAGGGCAACACGGACGACGGCTGCGACCCGACCTGCGCGTCCGCCTGCGTCAGCCACGGCGCTTGA